The Candidatus Kryptoniota bacterium DNA segment GAGTCAGATTACTAAGATACTTTCGGATGGGAACAGCTCCAGGCTGTATAAGCGCCTTGTGTACGACTCCCAGGCCGTATCTGATTTCGATGCTTCAGTCGAAGGCATGGAGAAAGCAAGTGTGTTTGTATTTTCCGCGTTCCTTACACCAGGTCATACCGTGGAGGAAGTGTTAAACATATTCGACCAAGAGATGCTCGCCCTGCAAGATGTCACTGTTGATGAGTATGAATTTGCCAAAGCCCGCAATTCAACTATTTCAGGATATGTTGGAAGACTCTCCACTAATAACGGTGTCGCGGACGCTCTTGCACATTACAGAATATTCTTCGATGACACGAAGATGATCAATACGGAACTAGATCGAGAGCTCGCTGTAACACGGGAATCCATCAAAGAAGTCTCTCGCAACATCCTTACGCGGAATGAGCGTGCAATTCTTTTCTATCATCCCGACAATTAGGCGGCAGTCGCCCGCAAGACGTGATTGTGCGATTGGAAGAATGATAATATTAAAACGACAAGGTCTCTGCTCATGAAGAGAAGGAAACAAGCTTCAGTGGATCGATCGACACCGCCCCCTCCGGGAGTGCCCGGTAAGGTAGGTTTCCCACGGTATTCTGAAAAGAAGCTCCGCAACGGATTCAAGATCTTTGTCATCGAGAATCACAGTCTCCCGATCGTGACGATTGGCTTCGTCGTACGCGGAGGTTCGATGTACGATGGCGACCGCCCAGGGCTGGCAAGCATCACCAGTGAGCTCCTGACAAAAGGAACGAAGACGAGAAGCGCGACAGAAATTGCAGAACAAATAGATTTTGTCGGAGGATCGCTTGCAAGCAGCGCATCGTGGGACGCATGCCAGGTCTTTGTCTCAGTGCTCAAAGAATATGTGACGGTCGGTTTCGACCTCCTGGAGGATGTCGTGCTTAATCCTACATTTCCGGAAGAGGAAATTGAAAGAGTCAGGACACAGCGGCTAGCGTCGATTCAGCAATTGAAGGCTGACTCGGGTTATCTTGCGGACACTAAATTTGCCGAAGTCTTATTCAAGATGCATCCCTACGGTAAACCGCCAGGAGGCACCGAGAAGTCGGTAAAGGAACTCAAGCGCTCCGACTTCAGATTGTTTCATGATAATCTCTTTACGCCGCTTAACTCGTTCATTGTTTTCGCGGGAGATATTCTGCCAAAGGAGGCTGAGCAATTTAGCGCAGGAGTGTTTGGAAAGTGGAAACGAAAGAGCAAGCCGGCTGCTGTCAAATCACCCGGTGCGTCCGAACCGCGAAAGGGCATCGTAATTATTGAAAAGCCTGATGCCGTGCAATCCGCGTTGAGGATAGGCCACGTCGGAATTGCAAGAAGAAATCCCGATTATCTCAAAGTTTTCGTGATGAACACACTTCTCGGCGGATACTTCAGCTCGCGCATTAACATGAACCTCCGGGAGGTTCATGGGTACACTTACGGGGGAAGGAGCTCATTCGATGCGCGTACTCTTCCCGGGGTCTTCGAGGTGTCCGCCGACGTTCGGAATGAAGTTACTCTCGAGACGATCGATGAGATCTTCGCGGAGTTGAACAGGATCGTCAGGGCGCTTCCGACGAAGAGTGAACTTGAAATGGTTAAGAATTATCTCGTTGGACTTTTTCCTATACAGCTCGAGACTCCTCAGCAAGTTGCGAGCAGAATAATCGTGATAGAACTGTTTCATCTCCCGAAGAATTATTACAGGGATTACCGTAGTAATATCCGGAGGGTCACTGCCGCCGGTATCAGGGCAGCTGCGGCGGAATACATCCATCCTGAGAATTGTGCGATAGTTCTCAGCGGAAATTCGGCTGAAATAAAGAATAAATTGAAAAAGTTCGGCCAAATTCAAATATTTGATCGTGACGGCAATAAGTTGAACGACAAATAATCGAGGTTTCGAATTGAATCAAGCGGCCATGAAAGAAAAACAATCCTCAGACGTGGACGGGATCGCGCGTCTCAGCAAGTCATTCACTGAATTGAAGATCGAAGTCGCCAAGGTAATCGTGGGGCAGGATGAAATCATACGGCAATTGGTCGCTACTATGCTCTCGCGCGGTCATTGTCTCCTGATAGGAGTTCCCGGTCTCGCGAAAACTCTGTTGGTGAGGACTCTTGCCGACGTGCTGCAGCTAAAGTTCAGCCGGATTCAGTTTACGCCTGACCTGATGCCGAGCGACATCACCGGTACAGAAATCATAGAGGAAAACGTCACCACCGGCGAGCGGGCGTTCCGGTTTGTGAAAGGCCCGCTGTTTGGCAATATCATACTTGCCGATGAAATCAACAGGACTCCGCCGAAAACACAGAGCGCACTCCTCGAGGCGATGCAGGAATATCGAATCACCGCGGCCGGCCAGACTTTCCAACTCGAGCAGCCTTTTTTTGTCCTTGCCACTCAGAATCCGATCGAACAGGAGGGAACCTACCCGCTGCCGGAAGCACAGCTCGACAGGTTCATGTTCAACTTATGGTTGGACTACCCGTCGTTCGACGAGGAAGTGAAGATTGTCCAATCAACCACGGGTGAATACGCGCCTGTGGTCAGGAAAGTTATTGGCGCTTCCGACATCCTTTATTTCCAGGAGCTGGTGCGCCGGGTCCCCGTTGCGGAGTCTGTGGTGAAGTATTCAGTTCAGCTCGCGAACCGAACGAGGCCGCAGAATGCAACCTCGCCCGATTTCGTCAAGCAATTTGTGAGTTACGGCGCGGGTCCGCGTGCATCGCAGTATCTCATACTTGGTGCGAAGGCGAATGCCGCCCTCGACGGACGCTTCAGTCCGGACATCGACGATATAAAGAAGGCTGCACTGCCCGTGCTTAGACACAGGATTATCACAAACTTCAACGCAGAAGCGGAGAACGTCCCTACCACCGAAATTGTGAAACGGCTCTTAGAGATTTGATAAGTGAAGGCCGCGTTCGCTGTTCTCATCCTGCTCTACACGTCGTCGCTTTCAGCTCAGAACAAATATTGGGTGTTCTTCTCCGACAAACCTGGCGTCGGAATTTCCGCTCATTTGCTGAAGACTAAAACCGCCGATCAATTCCTCGTCTCAAAAGGAATTCTGTCTCAGCGTGCAATCATCCGCCGTCTTAAAGTTTTGTCAGAAGACAAAGTTGTTTCGTCGTCTGATTTCCCCGTTTCGGAAAATTACGTGGACGGCTTGAAGTCCGAAGGCTTCAAGGTAATTGGGGAAAGCAGATGGTTCAACGCTGCTGTCGTCGTGAGCGATTCATCATCGCTTTATAAGTTAAGAACGCTTCCTTTTGTCAATGCATACAGGCGGATCCAAGAATATTCATCTCCGATTCAGCCGAAAAATATTCGACCTTTCTCTCCGCTAAGCCCCTCAATAGGGTCACTTCCACCTGCGCAGGATCCGGGGGACTCGACTTTTTACGGACCTTCGCAGACGCAGCTCGAACTCAGCGGGGTACCACAAGTTCACGCACTTGGTATTAACGGAAAAGGGGTGCTTGTAGGAATGCTCGACGCAGGATTTCGGTACGAAGGCCATGACGCGTTAGAGCATATCAAGATTATCGGCGAACATGACTTCATCCAAAATGATTCGATAACGGCGAACCAGGCGGGCGATTCTCCCGACCAGGATAATCATGGCACATCAACTCTGTCGATGCTCGGCGCATATTCACCCGGAAATGATATCGGTGTCGCTTACGGCTCAGAGTTCATGCTTGCCAAGACTGAATACGTTCCTGTATCAGACTTTAAGTGGGAGGAGGACAACTGGGTAGAGGGAATTGAATGGATGGAGGCGCGGGGCGTCGATGTTGTCTCTTCGTCAGTAGGCTACGATACTTTTGTCGATTCGTCCGGTGCGATAGACTCATCGCAATCTTACTTCTGGTCCAGAGGTGATTTCAACGGCAGGAGATCCATCGCTAGTGAAGCTGCGACAAGGGCCGCGGAGCTGGGTGTGGTAGTCGTACAGGCGGCGGGGAATGAAGGAAATGGAGATGGTGAAACAGGAACGCTGCTCGTGCCCGGTGACGCGGATAGTATCATTACTGTCGGTGCCGTCGACTTCACAGGTCAGCTTGCTTCTTTCAGTTCAACAGGTCCGACGAGTGACGGAAGAATCAAACCGGACCTTGTTGCCGACGGCTCGGGAGATTACGTCGCGGTCGTACCGGGACCCGACACATACGCGTATGAAAGCGGGACTTCTTTTGCTACGCCACTCACCGCCGGTATTGCTGCACTGATTCTCTCAGTGAGACCCAACTATACTCCTTCTCAGGTTATTGATCTGCTGAAGACAACTGCGGACAAAAACACTGACACATCGAGTTCTCTTTTTCCAAATGACTTTTACGGCTGGGGAATTGTAAATGCATGGTCGGCGGTTCGCACTCTTGGATTTGTCGGATCCAATGATTTTACCTACTGGGTAACCGGAACCACCTTGAATCTCGCAGTGAGGGCTTATGCTTCCAAAGGAATCAATCTGGCGATGAGCAACGCGTACTATTCATCCGATGGAGCCGCATATTCGGCTGAGCAGGTGTTTCGTACCGATACGGCAAACCAATTCGAGCTCAAAGTCCCCGTTTGGACTTCACTTACGAAGGATCTTCATTTCTACTTCGATCTTGTTGATTCGGATGGAACGCATCTTAACATACCTTATCGTGGCTTGAGCTCGCCATTTCAGATTGCCGCTTGGGAGTTGAATCCAATTCCGTCATCTGACAACTACTTTTTGTTTACCAATTACCCGAATCCATTTTCA contains these protein-coding regions:
- a CDS encoding pitrilysin family protein, whose protein sequence is MDRSTPPPPGVPGKVGFPRYSEKKLRNGFKIFVIENHSLPIVTIGFVVRGGSMYDGDRPGLASITSELLTKGTKTRSATEIAEQIDFVGGSLASSASWDACQVFVSVLKEYVTVGFDLLEDVVLNPTFPEEEIERVRTQRLASIQQLKADSGYLADTKFAEVLFKMHPYGKPPGGTEKSVKELKRSDFRLFHDNLFTPLNSFIVFAGDILPKEAEQFSAGVFGKWKRKSKPAAVKSPGASEPRKGIVIIEKPDAVQSALRIGHVGIARRNPDYLKVFVMNTLLGGYFSSRINMNLREVHGYTYGGRSSFDARTLPGVFEVSADVRNEVTLETIDEIFAELNRIVRALPTKSELEMVKNYLVGLFPIQLETPQQVASRIIVIELFHLPKNYYRDYRSNIRRVTAAGIRAAAAEYIHPENCAIVLSGNSAEIKNKLKKFGQIQIFDRDGNKLNDK
- a CDS encoding MoxR family ATPase, which codes for MKEKQSSDVDGIARLSKSFTELKIEVAKVIVGQDEIIRQLVATMLSRGHCLLIGVPGLAKTLLVRTLADVLQLKFSRIQFTPDLMPSDITGTEIIEENVTTGERAFRFVKGPLFGNIILADEINRTPPKTQSALLEAMQEYRITAAGQTFQLEQPFFVLATQNPIEQEGTYPLPEAQLDRFMFNLWLDYPSFDEEVKIVQSTTGEYAPVVRKVIGASDILYFQELVRRVPVAESVVKYSVQLANRTRPQNATSPDFVKQFVSYGAGPRASQYLILGAKANAALDGRFSPDIDDIKKAALPVLRHRIITNFNAEAENVPTTEIVKRLLEI
- a CDS encoding S8 family peptidase encodes the protein MKAAFAVLILLYTSSLSAQNKYWVFFSDKPGVGISAHLLKTKTADQFLVSKGILSQRAIIRRLKVLSEDKVVSSSDFPVSENYVDGLKSEGFKVIGESRWFNAAVVVSDSSSLYKLRTLPFVNAYRRIQEYSSPIQPKNIRPFSPLSPSIGSLPPAQDPGDSTFYGPSQTQLELSGVPQVHALGINGKGVLVGMLDAGFRYEGHDALEHIKIIGEHDFIQNDSITANQAGDSPDQDNHGTSTLSMLGAYSPGNDIGVAYGSEFMLAKTEYVPVSDFKWEEDNWVEGIEWMEARGVDVVSSSVGYDTFVDSSGAIDSSQSYFWSRGDFNGRRSIASEAATRAAELGVVVVQAAGNEGNGDGETGTLLVPGDADSIITVGAVDFTGQLASFSSTGPTSDGRIKPDLVADGSGDYVAVVPGPDTYAYESGTSFATPLTAGIAALILSVRPNYTPSQVIDLLKTTADKNTDTSSSLFPNDFYGWGIVNAWSAVRTLGFVGSNDFTYWVTGTTLNLAVRAYASKGINLAMSNAYYSSDGAAYSAEQVFRTDTANQFELKVPVWTSLTKDLHFYFDLVDSDGTHLNIPYRGLSSPFQIAAWELNPIPSSDNYFLFTNYPNPFSSVMHVSVDVASNSNAEIVVFDILGRRIKTIFKGSVAFGLSDFTWNGINDKGVRVSSGTYFIRVNIGGQVSVLKALFLK